Within the Accipiter gentilis chromosome 12, bAccGen1.1, whole genome shotgun sequence genome, the region AGCTATGGATTGACTGTTGTTTCTAAATATGAGCAGTGAGAGATGTTTTTACATTCATTGTTTGTCTTTCAAAAACAATCTTttcgtatcttttttttttaattcttattttgatATCTCATACTATATTAATTTATTGTCTTAAACCAGTACTACTAAAAGACGACTACAAGGCTATATTCTTTGTCAACTGAACACATACAAAAGATACAGCTCTCCTTAACCAAGTACTACAGCCTGCCCTCAAATACATACACCTCCTTTAAGAGAATTCATGTGAGATGCAAGCATCTCATTGCTAGAACTTTTGCCTTGAGAACTGGCCGCTTTAACAGGTGAAATACACAAACCAGCTCACGAACACTAATGCAAGTAAAGTGCTTGCCTTCAACAACATGTACTTCTGTAAGTCCTTCAAAAAGTGAATCCgttttctcctttcagaaaaTCTTCATGCAAAGAACGGCTTCATTTGCGTGTCATAatcataaattaaataaaataagccAGCCATAAAGGCTAGATAAATATTAGGTTTGGACATGTTGCTATACTATTTAGAGAGCCACAGAGACCAACACACAGCactctcacatacacacacaagccTTTCCACTAGTTAGAAAGGATTTTCTCCTGCAAAAGAGGATTTGTAGAAAGAACAACGTTCAGACAAGAGGAAAGGGGAGTTAAAACCCAGCCTCCTATATGCTAATAAATAAACTGCTCTATTGCAAGATTCAGATCAAAggtttaaaaaggcaaaattatgcTACTATTAGAGAATATCAAAATATTACTGTTATCATCACAAGTGGCATATATGCAAAATGCAGTTGCACAATAATGCCTAGGCAGATAGAGAGCAACACTAAGTCTGCCGACTAAAAGTGAACGATATACCCATTTTAGTTTTCTGTCTAGTCTTTTGGCATCTTTGCATATGGTGCAAAAGCAGAAGCTACCAAAGAATATCACGTCTCGTATAgaatattaaataatttctccAGATAAGACTGGTGCAACAATAGCTAATTTTAAATCTGCTATGAGTAACACAGTCAAACCTAGTTAGTATGCAAGAAACTTATCTCTTAACACAGAATGCAAAGTTATGATGCAACAGCATGAACAATCCCTGGTTGTCCAGTTTTCAGTATAAAGGTAGTGCATAGATCCAAGTTTCTATTTCAGTTTGCTGAACGGAGAAGGAGCTCCCATTTCACTTTTGCTGGGCAGCCTGGAAAGCTTTCAGTTCCAGCTGGTACCACTCCGGTGCTTCTGGCCCGTTTTGCCCAATGGGGTTGTGATCGTATCCGTAAGCCACTGTTAACTCTTCATCCTTCTCCACAGCCCTGATGGTACGGATACACTTGATAGGCCCAAATCGAGGATGAACAAACCTAGACAAAGAATAAAACACCTTTGCTAGGCTTAGCCGTCAATTCACAGACTCTGTTAGCCCCTTTTACAGCTTCAGAAGTCATTCACGGTTCAGAGTAATATCACATAATCTGACATCAGATGACTAGATTGCTTTGAGTCAACCTTATAAAGACTTTAAGTAATAAGGGCAAAAATATCAATAAATTAAAGCAGCTTTGTGTAGCTCTATTATTTGAAGTTTTCCAACTGTCCTGCAACATTGCTTGTTTGTAATAAAGTTAATCACCGCCACATGCCTTGGGCTTGCAGAGGTAAGCAGCTGCATGACAGGAGAACAGTATAGATTATGACAGACTGGAGAGCACGGAAAATTGCTCATCTTAATTTCCTTAGTACAGGTTACCTACCAAACAATCATAAAATACTTCTGTACCTCTTCTCCCAGGGTCCCACAGTAAAGGGAACTGGCTTATTTAATGAAGGAAAACCATTTTCTACACACCTAAATGGACAGACCTGTGGAGATATATGctgatatgaaaatatttataccCTTGGACATATGTATACATCAGAAGTTTCCTAGTGCTCTGCACCAACTGCTCTTGCAGACCAGCAAGATGCTTGGTTTATGAGTTTCAGAAATGACAGCACATCAATAGCGCTGGTCAAGTAGTTCAGCAAATACAGCGCAGTCCTAGTCAAGCTAGGATTTAGAGAGCCGTGCTTATGCATTTCAGAATCAAGAGGCGGCTCCTAAAGTTTGTAACAAAATTAAGACAGTTGCAAACTTCAAGATGCTCCATGGTGTAAACTGCAAGAGACATCAAGCAACCGGAATGCCAGCCGCCTTCCAACTCTGCCCAGGTGAGCTGGAACTCCGTCAGTGCCTGGACCTGTTACTCCCAGCCCCACCGGCTGCTCCTCATTCGGCTGCCTAGAGACACCCTGCGAGCCCAGACTGCCGGGCTGCAGCTTCCACCCCGAAACACGGGACTCTACTTACGGGTCATAGATGCAGTTGGGAGTGAAAGAATGGTTGGCCTTATGCCCCAGCGAGGCACAGTACTTGGCGGCGTGGTTGTAGGGCTCCGGCACGTCTATGACTGTTTCATCATCCAGGGATATTGTATTTCCATTGAGGGCCCAGTCTCTGCCGTCTACCTAGTTTCCAAGGCAAAAAtccattgtgtgtgtgtgtgtaggggtcAACTTTGCCAGCAGTTTGAAAGCATACATTCAAACATATGCAACTAAAGCTTTTCCTGTacgtcatttaaaaacaaacaaccaaccaccacttttttttatgtataactaAGTGAACATGCACTTTATTTCAATTAAACTCCATCATATTAAATCCtaagggtggggagggggtgggtgtaAAATCCTACTTATAAGAAGATTTCAGAAGGAGCAATGAAAATTCAGACtgacttttttctctcctttaccTCCTGGTGTGTAATTCGCACTCCGTTGTAAAAGGACATAACTGTACTGGCTTCTGCTGCTATTTTCGAAAATAACCCTTCTCCAGCACTGGAAATGAGAGAGACATCAACATACACCCTACAAGGGGAAAAGGGCATGGGATTAGTGATTGgctgcagttttcattttcaagaaTTATTATCACAACACTACTGGCATAAAGACTAATACTTCAGtacaataataaaacataataataattcAAAGCCTCCAATTGcagctccttctccttcctctctacCATAAGTTCCCTCTATTCTGGCAAAATGAAGATTTGGTGGGAAGTGGGGGCTGACTAtcagtttgattattttttattattattatttaaagtgCCAATCTACTATTACTCCACAATGATGGCTTCAACTTTGAAACATCCTCAGTAACATACCAGAATCCCAGAAGTCCCCACTAAGCCGAGATTGCTGATGTGTACATGCAGAGATTATTACTCCACTGGGCAAGAGTTTAAGGTGAAGCCCTAGATCTTCAAGCACTTGATGCAAATTAATGCCAGCATTTTACTAGTCACTCATTTAGATATTTCAAAGTATCAGAAAAGGACTACAACCAAGATATCTACAGAGCAAGGCCTCTTAAAATTCTAGGTAAAAAGTGTTACCGCGGCATAGCCATGGAAGAGGTATCACTGACTGACTATGGTAAGACAATTACTTGAGGAACATGTTTTGACATCACAGGCTTGTCACAAACAGTATCTCACTTTCCTCTAGCTTGATGATTTACTCTTGCCACTTTGCTACATCTGTATGGAGGGGAGAAAACTTTGTACAGCACATGCAATCCAGTGAGACACATCAAGTGCAGCACACTGCAACCTGAAACTAGTCACACATCTAGAAAATAGGGAACAGCGTACTTTTCTGGTCAGAATGTTTTAGATGTGGGCTATTACTGGAGTCCAGGACTTGACTGAATGTCTTTGAAATGCTAAGAAATCATCCTAGTTTAATCTCTGAAAAAGTATTGCTGTGTTCTATCCACTAGAGTGCAACTTTATTGATTGAATTTCTTTCTGATTCGCACAAGTCAAATGCTGACTGATGTGCAGGAACCGGTTCCATTTCACAAACCCTTACACACTTTTTCTAATTTTACATGAGAAAAAAGTTTGCGAAATTAGGTCCTAAAGATATAACAGCAAAGAAATATGGACAATACTGAAAGGGggggagcagaaaaaaagcctACCTCTCTGACTCGTAAGGATCAGGAAGAAGTGCATTTGTAGAAATGCAGGATGAAGTAGATTTGTCAAAACTGTATACTGGGCctaaaaaaacagaaatcaacAAAGGAAATAAACTAACTGGCAGTACTGAAAAGCATGCAACCCTTAACTTAATCAAGACATTcaaaaattagattttaatgactgcaagaaataaatgttatgcttccaaaaaaaggtattaaacGGAACCGCACCTGTAAGAAGTCTTCAGTGAGATACCATTTCTTGATCATTTTTTCTGCTCAACATACTAGAGTAGCAGTATTATCACAAAAAGGTGATATATATGTTATTGAAACTACCAACTTTTAAAGAAGGACTGGAACAGTCTTTCAAAACTGACCCTCCCAGAGTCTCtaattaaaaagtaaagcaaattttaaaattatatattcaaTAACacattaattataaaaaaaacttggactattttaaatgttttctagtCCAAATCCTGAAGAGACTTCAGCCAGAAGACAGTGTTCAGTAATCACAAAGTACACTTGCTACAGTCATTTATTTCCTGCCATTAATAAGCAACTCGGTGATACAGCTCTAATTATATCCTTACATCCCTCTACAATCAACTGCCAGAGGACCATCTGGGAGACAGGTTAAGATGCAGGTGGAagcaagatggggaaaaaaacccaaaccacaataTTACAAAGTTTGATAAAAGCCCGTTGTCCCTGGTGTCCAAGGTCTGTTCTGGCTGAAGGCAGCTTCCTCTGGAGTATAATTCAATCCTGTTTACAAAGCACAACTGTACCCTCTCAGAAGCTATCTTTTAAGTTACATTTTGATTTGCTATCACAACCGAGAGATTTAAACAATAAAAAGTCACATGCATTTGCTTCTCAACGCCTTTCCACTGAGTTTTATGTTCTTATTTCATATCAAGTGAGACAATCTTTGCTGGCAAAACAGTAAATGCGTTAGCATAGTCACTGTTTATTATTACTCATGGCCCTGCCCTCAGCTTAACCCACTCACCTCCAAAACATCACGTACACCTCCGAGCAACAAAACTACCCCAGAACTATAGGCCCAAGGCACCCCCGCCCCGGAGAAGGAGCACCGGCTACGTGGGTCAAGGGCAGCACCCTCACCCCAACCATTTCACAGCCACTTTCTATCAGCAGGACTAGAGAGTCTGAGGGGTGCTGGTGAATCAGACTGTTACACAACGACTGAATCTAGTTCACTAATTCCAGCCCCTGTGCCCTTTCAGCCCCGTCACACCGATGCCAGAACATTCACAGCGCTAGCGTTCGCTTGCACAAACCCAAATAACTTTTAGCTATTTTACTAACAAAACAAAGCCTGTAACTTGTGCCAGCATTAGCACGGTTAAGCAGGTTTTCACGCTGGCACAGATGGCAACGCTGCTGTGCCAGGAGCAGGACTGCGCCCAGGAGCACGCGAGAGAAGGGTTACGGTTACGAAACGTGATTCAGCAGCACCACCGCATGGGTCACTTCCCCTTTTGTCCCAAAGGGATGGCTCCACGTGCCTTTCTGCCCAACTTTATAATTTAGAAAAGGGGCTTCTCACTAATAGACTTATTATCTCATCGCAGCCAGCCTTCAGAGTCTCTAATAGGGAACATTACAGTAACCAAGCTGTTGGCAGCGAAGAGCTGGTAGCGAGAATACAAATTTCTGTGTTAGCTGAACTTACTGCCTGGTACTACTTCAAACTGAGGTTTCCCATCCTCTACAGATGTCAGAGTTGCCAGTTTTGCTTCTATCATTTCTCCATCTATGAACCTTCCAGAATACGCAGTCTTTCCATCAGGGTACACATAGGCTATTTTCTCTCCAGTCATCTCCCCTTCTTCGTTCACTTCTCCCACGAGGCTGCCTCCATCCTGAAagcacagggaagaaagaaagggcAGAACATTTAGTTATACTTTACTGTGTTCAGTAAATGAAAAAGGGTTTTCCCAACTTTTTGAAGTAGTAATCTAAGCTACAGTTAAGTTCAGATGCAAGATCATGAAAATGTGAGTGAGAAACAGACACATGAAGCAGCTGGCTGAAGTCATTTCAGTCAGGATAAAACTGACAAAAGAAATGAATGGGGTTTTCTGTGTTGCTTGAAATAGGCAAAACCCAAGCCTTTCCTTCCATGTGACACAAATACTGAGTTTCAATTGGCCATTTTTTTATGTGAATAGTCTGCAAACCAAGGCCCAAAGCCACATACAAACTTTGTCTGAGTTTTCTTAGTATGATACTgtgctggaggaaagaaaaaattaaaacgcTGCCTTGCTCACTGCTAATTCATGGTACATCAAAAGAATTgagcctatttaaaaaaaaggaagagatttgCTGGATGACTGGAGAGTTTCTCTGTCCCAGCATCCCCCCGCAATGTCAGGTGGTACTCGATGAGAACAACTGTTTGCTGAAAGCCATCATCAGCAACACTCTTCCTCTCTAAGGTTTACACATTTTAGCCCTGGGCTTTGTGATTTGCCTGCAACTCCGGTTAGGTCTATTTACAGAATTGCAGAATGAGATGCATAGATTAGCACAGGTCTAATGACTTCAGGTGTTTATTTCAAAAAGGACAcggaaacattttcaaataaggCTCTGGAGCAAAAACTGCAGGTGTGATGTGGAAACAGACTGATTTAGATCGAGATTGCTGCACATAGACTCTGTTTCAGAGTGGCACCATTTTGTTCAACTCCAAGGATGAAAGAGCTTCAAACATACCGTAGTAAGGAGCAGTGAACCTTAAGTTTGGGTACAAATTTGTGCACATAACATCATGGAGAGAACCATGCATTAACAATTGCTTCCACAGCAAAGGTTTTTTTTGAAACACCTTGCATCCTTTAGGCTGGCAAGATGATAAACAACCTCTAAACATCCACATTTCCAGAAGGTACAGCAACACTTTGTCAGCTGGAAGATGAAACAGGAGACGTATCACCTGGAGGGTCAGCTGTGTGTATTTTATACACCAGTACTGAAAAGCTGCTACTTGTTTGGCAGCGTACACCAAGCATTTGTTGATTCTAACACATGCTTAATGGCAATAGTGAAAACCGGTAAATAAAATGAATAGCCAATGGTGAGCATTTGAAATGAATCTGCAACTGAAGTATGTGCAACATGTAGCACTGAAATAGA harbors:
- the SETD7 gene encoding histone-lysine N-methyltransferase SETD7: MDSDEETLEETVEGHLDDDGLPHGFCTVTYSSTDRFEGNFVHGEKNGRGKFFFFDGSTLEGYYVDDALQGQGIYTYEDGVVLHGTYVDGELNGPAQEYDSDGRLIFKGQYKDNIRHGVCWIYYPDGGSLVGEVNEEGEMTGEKIAYVYPDGKTAYSGRFIDGEMIEAKLATLTSVEDGKPQFEVVPGSPVYSFDKSTSSCISTNALLPDPYESERVYVDVSLISSAGEGLFSKIAAEASTVMSFYNGVRITHQEVDGRDWALNGNTISLDDETVIDVPEPYNHAAKYCASLGHKANHSFTPNCIYDPFVHPRFGPIKCIRTIRAVEKDEELTVAYGYDHNPIGQNGPEAPEWYQLELKAFQAAQQK